A DNA window from Patagioenas fasciata isolate bPatFas1 chromosome 1, bPatFas1.hap1, whole genome shotgun sequence contains the following coding sequences:
- the RPS3 gene encoding small ribosomal subunit protein uS3 translates to MAVQISKKRKFVADGIFKAELNEFLTRELAEDGYSGVEVRVTPTRTEIIILATRTQNVLGEKGRRIRELTAVVQKRFGFPEGSVELYAEKVATRGLCAIAQAESLRYKLLGGLAVRRACYGVLRFIMESGAKGCEVVVSGKLRGQRAKSMKFVDGLMIHSGDPVNYYVDTAVRHVLLRQGVLGIKVKIMLPWDPSGKIGPKKPLPDHVSIVEPKEEILPTTPISEQKGGKPEQPAMPQPVPTA, encoded by the exons ATGGCGGTGCAGATCTCCAAGAAGCGCAAG TTTGTCGCTGACGGTATCTTCAAAGCTGAGCTGAATGAGTTTCTGACTCGTGAACTGGCTGAAGATGGATACTCGGGCGTTGAAGTCCGGGTCACTCCAACCAGGACTGAGATTATCATACTTGCCACCAG aactcAGAATGTCCTGGGTGAGAAAGGCCGCCGCATCCGGGAGCTGACGGCTGTCGTGCAGAAGAGGTTTGGATTCCCTGAGGGAAGCGTTGAG CTCTATGCCGAGAAGGTGGCCACGAGAGGTCTGTGCGCGATCGCTCAGGCAGAGTCCCTGCGGTACAAGCTTCTGGGAGGTTTAGCGGTGCGTCG AGCCTGCTACGGTGTTCTCCGCTTCATCATGGAGAGCGGTGCCAAGGGTTGTGAGGTGGTTGTGTCCGGCAAACTCAGGGGTCAGCGTGCCAAATCCATGAAGTTTGTGGATGGcctgatgatccacagtggagaCCCAGTGAATTACTACGTCGACACAGCTGTGCGTCACGTCCTTCTGCGGCAGG GAGTATTGGGAATCAAAGTAAAGATTATGTTGCCTTGGGACCCAAGTGGAAAGATTGGCCCCAAAAAACCTCTGCCAGACCATGTCAGCATCGTGGAACCCAAAGAAGAGATCTTGCCCACC